GAAGGCGTTGCGGACCTCCGGGCGGTCGAACGCGATCCGCACGACCGTCCCGCGCCCCCGCGCCCCGCGGCCGAGCACCTCCGCGCTGCGGTGGTACGTGATGTCGGTGAAGTCGAACCCCTCCACCGGCTCCCAGGCGGCGGCGTCGAAGATCTCTGAGACCATCGGGGAGGGGGAGGGTCAGGACCGGCGGGTGCGGGCCAGCAGCCCGGCGCCGATGAGGAGCGACATGCCGACCAGCCCGGCGAGGGCGGCCACGGGTGCGCCGGTGTCGGCGAGCCCGGTGGGGCCCTGCTCGTCGTCGGCCCCCTCGTCGGACGCCTCCTCGGTCGCCTCGTCCCCCGTCGCCTCGTCTGTCGGCTCCTCGCTGCCCTCCTGGGATGCCGGTTCCGCGGACGGCTCGTCGGCGGGCTCCTCAGACGGCTCCTCCGAGCGTGCCTCGTCGGAGGGGACGATCTCGATCGTGCCGGTGATCGCGCCGTCGGGGCTCGTGAAGGTCGAGGTGATCACGCCGCTGAAGGTGATCGTGAACGTCCCGTTCGGGACCAGGTCGCCGGAGTCCCACCGCCCGGCGTCGTCCACCAGCCGCACCTCGCCGTCAGTGGTGTTCGTGAAGACGATCGGCTCGTCGATCCCGGCGACGACCGGATCGGGGTCGATGCCGTCGTCGGTGATGGACACCGCGACGTCCGCGGAGGCCGCGGTCGGGACGAGGAGCAGGGCGGCGGTCACGAGCGACAGCAGCACGAGGGCGCGGTGGCGGAGCATGGGCCCCGCAGTGTACGGAACGCGCCCCCTCCCGCAGCAGCCGTCCGCACCTGGTCGGAGAGCCAGGCCCGTGAGCCCGGGCGGTCCCGCATCCCTCACCCCCCGTGACCGTCCGCTAGCCTGCGGTGGCCGTGACCGAGCAGACCCCCCGCCGCTGCCTGTTGGTCGACGACGACGACGCCATGCGGATGCTGGTGCGCCTGCACCTCGAGGGTGTGGACGCCGACGTCGTGACCGCGGCGAGCGTGCCGGCGGGCTGTGAGCTGGTCGACGCCGAGGACCCGTCCTTCGCGATGGTCGTCGCCGACCACCGGATGCCGGGCACGGCGGACGGGGTGGACCTGCTCCGCCACGCCCGGGATCGCGATCCCGCGACGAGGCTGGTGCTGCTCAGCTCCCACT
The Euzebya sp. DNA segment above includes these coding regions:
- a CDS encoding response regulator; amino-acid sequence: MTEQTPRRCLLVDDDDAMRMLVRLHLEGVDADVVTAASVPAGCELVDAEDPSFAMVVADHRMPGTADGVDLLRHARDRDPATRLVLLSSHFAPETVAAAEALGATVVDKADADRVARLWAAADDGGGPTGPGP